In the genome of Gemmatimonadota bacterium, one region contains:
- the fabZ gene encoding 3-hydroxyacyl-ACP dehydratase FabZ yields MTLDIRDIEKILPHRYPFLLIDRVTELVPGERLVAYKNVSANEPFFQGHFPGNPVMPGVLIIEALAQAAAILMSDGQESDLIPLFMGIDKARFRRQVVPGDQLQLKVEVGQKRRNVCKGVGEATVDGEVAAQAELMAMFAKREDL; encoded by the coding sequence GTGACTCTGGACATTAGAGATATTGAAAAAATTCTTCCGCATCGTTACCCTTTTCTCCTAATAGATCGCGTAACCGAGTTGGTGCCCGGCGAGCGGCTGGTCGCGTACAAAAATGTGTCGGCTAATGAGCCGTTTTTCCAGGGGCATTTTCCCGGCAATCCCGTGATGCCGGGCGTGCTCATTATCGAAGCACTGGCTCAGGCCGCTGCAATATTGATGAGTGATGGACAGGAAAGCGATTTGATCCCATTGTTTATGGGCATTGACAAAGCGCGTTTCCGAAGACAAGTTGTGCCCGGTGATCAACTCCAGCTAAAAGTCGAAGTAGGACAAAAGCGCCGCAATGTGTGCAAAGGGGTTGGCGAAGCCACAGTAGATGGCGAAGTCGCCGCACAGGCAGAATTGATGGCGATGTTTGCAAAACGCGAGGATCTATAG